From Gemmatimonadaceae bacterium, the proteins below share one genomic window:
- a CDS encoding pseudouridine-5'-phosphate glycosidase, which translates to MAGPSAIREHASVAAARSARRPIVGLESSVFAQGLPIPANREANVRVRAAVRARGAVPAITAVVKGKLTLGLDGDDLSRFLLREGIHKVSARDLPVAIAQKLDGATTVAASLAICAKANVRVFATGGIGGVHRDAPFDESADLVELARHPIVTVCAGAKSILDLGATLERLETLGVTVLGFGTDELPGFFTRETGLAVPARVESAAEVAAIVRAADALGRRTGVLVCVPPPAEHALPREDVERAVEQALAAARAEGVRGAAVTPRLLAAVEQATEGRSLDANLALLESNAAIAADIAVALAGDP; encoded by the coding sequence GTGGCCGGTCCTTCCGCCATCCGGGAGCACGCATCGGTCGCGGCCGCGCGCAGCGCCCGTCGCCCGATTGTCGGGCTGGAGAGTTCGGTCTTCGCGCAGGGGCTGCCCATCCCCGCCAATCGCGAGGCCAATGTGCGGGTCCGCGCCGCCGTCCGGGCGCGCGGCGCGGTCCCCGCCATCACCGCCGTCGTGAAGGGCAAGCTGACCCTCGGTCTCGACGGCGACGACCTGTCGCGCTTCCTGCTGCGCGAGGGCATCCACAAAGTCTCGGCGCGCGACCTGCCGGTGGCGATCGCCCAGAAACTCGACGGCGCCACCACCGTTGCCGCCTCATTGGCCATCTGCGCCAAGGCCAACGTGCGCGTATTCGCCACCGGCGGAATCGGCGGCGTGCACCGCGACGCGCCCTTCGACGAATCGGCGGACCTTGTCGAACTTGCACGACATCCCATCGTCACGGTCTGTGCCGGAGCCAAGAGCATCCTCGACCTCGGTGCGACGCTCGAACGGCTCGAGACGCTCGGTGTCACCGTGCTTGGTTTCGGCACGGACGAACTCCCCGGCTTCTTCACCCGGGAGACGGGTCTCGCGGTGCCCGCGCGTGTGGAGAGCGCGGCGGAGGTCGCTGCCATCGTCCGGGCGGCGGACGCCCTAGGACGCAGGACTGGCGTGCTTGTCTGCGTGCCGCCGCCGGCCGAGCACGCGCTGCCGCGCGAGGACGTCGAACGCGCGGTGGAGCAGGCGCTCGCCGCGGCCCGCGCGGAAGGGGTACGCGGCGCGGCAGTGACGCCCCGCCTGCTCGCCGCCGTGGAGCAGGCCACCGAAGGCCGGTCGTTGGACGCCAACCTCGCCCTGCTGGAGTCAAACGCTGCCATTGCCGCCGACATCGCGGTGGCCCTGGCCGGCGACCCCTGA
- a CDS encoding efflux RND transporter periplasmic adaptor subunit gives MTAVRLLPLLLPLAFVACGGDAPPQEEMMAVAPDTALLSADAVRIGGFTLAAAESAPWREAWRVPARVTHDPSAVQPLGSIVEGRVLEVRHAPGDRVREGEIIVVVHSHEVMDARQQAVAAVAAAISADSAAAVAVSAAERAERLLAAKAVSVADVERARAARASAVASREAAHAERDRALAFVEHLVGDGTPPGTDEHAALHRAPFDGVLTARQAQPGQVVLVGQPLVTVARDVGLGLLLQLPEVASSQVRVGEDVRFTVPAFPGRYFAARITRVSPVVDSMSRAIEAWARASGESQRLLRAEMTADAELLGAAEGSVLSVPNESVQLYEGDTVVVRAARLGEGMLLEAVPVRVGRRSSLRTEILAGLGVGDSVLVQGAAVGKAEIAKRKAGGEGGDGH, from the coding sequence ATGACCGCAGTTCGACTCTTGCCCCTGTTGCTGCCACTCGCCTTCGTCGCCTGCGGTGGCGATGCGCCGCCGCAGGAGGAGATGATGGCGGTGGCGCCGGACACCGCCTTGCTCTCCGCGGATGCCGTGCGCATCGGGGGCTTCACGCTGGCCGCCGCCGAGTCGGCGCCGTGGCGCGAAGCTTGGCGGGTGCCCGCGCGAGTGACGCACGACCCGTCGGCGGTGCAGCCCTTGGGCAGCATCGTCGAAGGGCGCGTGCTGGAGGTGCGCCACGCACCCGGCGACCGCGTTCGCGAGGGAGAGATCATTGTCGTCGTGCATTCGCACGAGGTGATGGATGCGCGACAGCAAGCGGTCGCCGCCGTCGCCGCCGCCATCAGCGCGGACTCCGCCGCCGCGGTGGCCGTGTCGGCAGCCGAGCGGGCGGAGCGCCTGCTGGCGGCCAAGGCCGTGTCCGTGGCGGACGTTGAGCGCGCGCGCGCGGCGCGCGCGTCGGCCGTCGCCTCGCGCGAGGCCGCCCACGCCGAGCGCGATCGGGCGCTGGCCTTTGTGGAGCACTTGGTTGGCGACGGCACGCCGCCCGGCACCGATGAGCATGCCGCGTTGCATCGTGCGCCGTTCGACGGCGTGCTCACGGCGCGACAGGCTCAACCGGGGCAGGTGGTGCTGGTCGGACAACCACTGGTGACCGTCGCGCGCGATGTCGGACTCGGCTTGCTGCTGCAGCTCCCCGAAGTCGCGTCCTCCCAGGTGCGCGTGGGCGAGGACGTGCGCTTCACAGTCCCCGCATTTCCCGGTCGCTACTTCGCCGCGCGGATCACGCGTGTGTCGCCGGTGGTGGATTCGATGAGCCGCGCCATCGAGGCTTGGGCGCGGGCGTCGGGCGAGTCCCAGCGCCTGCTGCGCGCGGAGATGACGGCGGACGCCGAGCTGTTGGGCGCCGCCGAGGGCAGCGTGCTCAGCGTGCCCAATGAGTCGGTGCAGCTGTACGAGGGCGACACCGTCGTCGTACGCGCCGCGCGGTTGGGCGAGGGCATGCTGTTGGAGGCCGTCCCCGTGCGCGTGGGCCGGCGCAGCAGCCTGCGCACGGAGATCCTGGCTGGGCTTGGCGTCGGCGACTCGGTGTTGGTGCAGGGCGCCGCGGTCGGCAAGGCGGAGATCGCCAAGCGGAAGGCCGGCGGTGAGGGAGGCGACGGGCATTGA
- a CDS encoding asparaginase, translating into MPAPTIRLLVTGGTFDKHYDELSGTLAFHETNVPAVLARGRCRLPLEVEVLMLKDSLDLSDDDRARIVAAARDCSERHLVVTHGTDTMVETARVLAAAGLDKTIVITGAMIPFAFGSSDGLFNLGSALSFAQALPAGVYVAMNGRCFPWDNVRKNRELGVFEPAR; encoded by the coding sequence ATGCCTGCACCGACCATCCGCCTCCTCGTCACCGGAGGCACCTTCGACAAGCACTACGACGAGCTGAGCGGCACGCTCGCCTTCCACGAGACGAACGTACCCGCCGTGCTGGCCCGCGGGCGCTGTCGCCTGCCGCTCGAAGTCGAGGTGCTGATGCTCAAGGATTCGCTGGACCTCAGCGACGACGATCGCGCGCGCATCGTGGCCGCTGCCCGCGACTGCAGCGAGCGACACCTGGTGGTCACGCACGGCACGGACACCATGGTCGAGACGGCGCGGGTGCTGGCCGCCGCCGGCCTCGACAAGACCATCGTGATTACCGGCGCGATGATCCCGTTTGCGTTCGGCAGCTCGGATGGGCTGTTCAACCTCGGCAGCGCGCTGTCGTTTGCGCAGGCCTTGCCGGCCGGTGTGTACGTGGCGATGAATGGTCGTTGCTTCCCTTGGGACAACGTGCGCAAGAACCGCGAGCTCGGGGTGTTCGAGCCCGCGCGGTAG
- a CDS encoding efflux RND transporter permease subunit yields the protein MRRLVDFALHQRFFVLGGVATIAAFGFYALTHIPFDAYPDLTGTRVEVITSAPGMPPEDVERLVTYPVESSLMGIQDAENVRSVSKLGLSLVTVSFPDRVDVYFARTLVQQRLADAKGALPAGIEPSLGPVSTPMGELYQYTVTSDSMSLAELKTLHDYTIRPRLRTVTGVSEVNSWGGFIEQVQVLADPARLAARDLTLSDLHAALDANNRTFGGAYVESAGERFTIRGMGRAESLAEIERMVVATRGGAPVLVRDIARVEMGALPRQGAVTQDGEGEVVTGMVLKLKGADSRRVIRDVRARLDEIREGLPGHVMITPFYDQTELIARTTKTITKNLIEGGLLVIAVLFLFLRNWRASLIVASVIPLSMLFAFGGMHLFGFGANLMSLGALDFGLIVDASVVMVENFIRRLEQGSGEDRRTIFLSAATEVGRPILFGVAIIVAVYIPIFTLDGMEGRMFRPMAFTVVTAVLGSLLLALTFVPSVSAMVLRHAHEKPAAWLETLRARYGAALTWAMARQGAVVGAASVAVLGALGSLLWIGTEFMPKLDEGNILITTRRLPSISLAEATRLSTEAERIIRSFPEVITVVTKEGRPDLATEAMGLFEGDTYVILKPRDEWVTAHDNEGLVEKLDSALAVIPGLEVAFTQPLAMRLDEAESGIRTDLGIKVVGPDREVNEALGERIRGIVAQVEGAADVSVEIADGSGQFRVAVDREALARYGVTVAQVQEALDLGTGVEVATELVDGPRRIGVAVRLPEDARHDLESLRRITVRTASGARVPLGTLAAIETVMGPELIAHEDAQRRTLVMSNVRGRDLGSFVQEVRDRVAREVQIPAGVFLEWGGQYENQTRALGRLALVVPAVVLIIYLLLFLSFGSVTQAGLVLLNVPFALVGGVAALWLRGLNLSLSASIGFIALFGIAVLNGVVMVEHINALREKGRDLESAVREGAVDRLRPVLMTALVASLGFVPMALATSAGAEVQRPLASVVIGGLVTATFLTLFVLPMLYQSLARWEAKRHFDD from the coding sequence TTGAGACGCCTCGTTGATTTTGCGCTCCACCAGCGGTTCTTCGTCCTCGGTGGCGTCGCGACCATCGCGGCGTTCGGCTTCTACGCGCTCACGCACATCCCCTTCGATGCCTACCCGGACCTGACGGGCACGCGGGTCGAGGTGATCACCTCGGCGCCCGGCATGCCGCCAGAGGACGTCGAACGCCTGGTCACGTATCCGGTCGAGTCCTCGCTGATGGGCATTCAGGACGCCGAGAACGTGCGCTCGGTGTCCAAGCTCGGCCTCTCGTTGGTGACGGTGTCGTTCCCCGACCGCGTGGACGTGTACTTCGCGCGCACGTTGGTGCAGCAGCGGCTCGCCGACGCCAAGGGCGCGCTGCCTGCGGGAATCGAGCCCTCGCTGGGCCCGGTCAGCACGCCGATGGGCGAGCTCTACCAGTACACGGTCACCAGCGACTCCATGTCGCTGGCCGAACTCAAGACGCTGCACGACTACACCATCCGGCCGCGCCTGCGCACCGTGACGGGCGTCTCGGAGGTGAACTCCTGGGGCGGCTTCATCGAGCAGGTGCAGGTGCTGGCCGATCCGGCCCGCCTCGCCGCGCGCGACCTCACGCTGTCCGACCTGCACGCGGCGCTCGACGCCAACAACCGCACCTTCGGTGGCGCCTACGTGGAGTCGGCCGGCGAACGCTTCACCATCCGTGGCATGGGCCGCGCGGAGTCGCTGGCCGAGATCGAGCGCATGGTGGTCGCCACGCGTGGTGGTGCGCCGGTGCTCGTGCGCGACATCGCGCGGGTGGAGATGGGCGCGCTGCCGCGCCAGGGTGCCGTCACGCAGGACGGCGAGGGTGAGGTCGTCACCGGCATGGTGCTCAAGCTCAAGGGCGCCGACTCGCGTCGTGTCATTCGCGACGTGCGGGCGCGGCTCGACGAGATTCGCGAGGGCCTGCCCGGGCACGTGATGATCACGCCGTTCTACGACCAGACCGAGCTCATCGCCCGCACGACCAAGACGATCACCAAGAACCTGATCGAGGGCGGCCTGCTCGTCATTGCCGTGCTCTTCCTGTTCCTGCGCAACTGGCGGGCGTCGTTGATTGTCGCGTCGGTGATCCCGCTGTCGATGTTGTTCGCCTTCGGCGGCATGCACCTGTTCGGGTTCGGCGCCAACCTGATGTCGCTGGGCGCGCTCGACTTCGGCCTCATCGTGGACGCTTCGGTGGTGATGGTCGAGAACTTCATCCGACGATTGGAGCAGGGCAGTGGCGAGGACCGGCGCACGATCTTCCTCTCCGCCGCCACCGAGGTCGGGCGACCGATCCTCTTCGGCGTCGCCATCATCGTTGCGGTCTACATCCCCATCTTCACGCTCGATGGCATGGAAGGTCGGATGTTCCGACCCATGGCCTTCACCGTGGTGACGGCGGTGCTGGGTTCGCTGCTGCTCGCGCTGACCTTCGTGCCCAGCGTGTCGGCGATGGTGTTGCGACACGCGCACGAAAAGCCCGCCGCCTGGCTGGAGACCCTGCGCGCGCGCTATGGCGCTGCCCTCACCTGGGCGATGGCGAGGCAGGGGGCCGTCGTCGGCGCCGCATCGGTCGCGGTGCTTGGCGCGCTCGGCTCCCTGCTCTGGATCGGCACCGAGTTCATGCCCAAGCTCGACGAGGGCAACATCCTCATCACCACGCGACGCCTACCGAGCATCTCGCTGGCGGAGGCGACCCGGCTCTCCACGGAAGCCGAGCGCATCATCCGAAGCTTCCCCGAGGTCATCACCGTGGTGACCAAGGAGGGCCGGCCGGATCTCGCCACCGAGGCGATGGGTCTCTTCGAGGGCGACACCTACGTGATCCTCAAGCCGCGCGACGAGTGGGTCACGGCGCACGACAACGAAGGCCTGGTGGAGAAGCTGGACTCGGCGTTGGCCGTGATCCCAGGGCTCGAGGTCGCGTTCACGCAGCCGCTGGCGATGCGGCTCGACGAGGCCGAGAGTGGCATCCGCACGGATCTGGGCATCAAGGTCGTGGGACCCGACCGCGAGGTGAACGAGGCACTGGGCGAACGCATCCGTGGCATCGTTGCGCAGGTGGAGGGTGCGGCGGACGTGTCGGTGGAGATCGCCGACGGCAGCGGGCAGTTCCGTGTCGCCGTGGACCGTGAGGCGCTCGCGCGCTACGGCGTCACGGTGGCGCAGGTGCAGGAGGCGCTGGACCTCGGCACCGGTGTCGAAGTCGCCACGGAACTCGTGGACGGCCCGCGGCGGATCGGCGTGGCGGTGCGGCTGCCGGAGGACGCACGCCACGATCTTGAGTCGCTGCGCCGCATCACGGTGCGCACGGCCAGCGGCGCACGCGTGCCGCTCGGCACGCTCGCGGCGATCGAAACAGTGATGGGCCCGGAGCTGATTGCCCACGAGGATGCGCAGCGCCGGACCTTGGTGATGTCCAACGTGCGCGGGCGCGACCTCGGCAGCTTTGTGCAGGAGGTGCGCGATCGCGTGGCGCGCGAGGTGCAGATCCCAGCCGGCGTCTTCCTCGAGTGGGGCGGGCAGTACGAGAACCAGACGCGCGCATTGGGCCGGCTTGCACTCGTGGTGCCGGCCGTGGTGTTGATCATCTACCTGCTGCTCTTTCTCTCCTTCGGGTCGGTCACGCAGGCCGGACTGGTGCTGCTCAACGTGCCGTTCGCGCTCGTCGGTGGCGTTGCGGCACTCTGGTTGCGCGGGCTCAACCTCTCGCTCTCGGCGAGCATCGGGTTCATCGCGCTGTTTGGCATCGCGGTGCTGAACGGCGTGGTGATGGTGGAGCACATCAACGCGCTGCGCGAGAAGGGGCGCGACTTGGAGTCCGCGGTGCGCGAGGGTGCGGTGGACCGCTTGCGGCCGGTGCTGATGACAGCGTTGGTGGCCAGTCTCGGCTTTGTGCCGATGGCCTTGGCGACGAGCGCGGGCGCGGAGGTGCAGCGGCCGCTCGCCAGCGTGGTAATCGGCGGGCTTGTCACGGCGACGTTCCTGACGCTCTTTGTGCTCCCAATGCTCTACCAGTCGCTCGCGCGGTGGGAGGCCAAGCGCCACTTCGACGACTGA
- a CDS encoding aminotransferase class V-fold PLP-dependent enzyme has translation MTDPLLSYRAEFPILERCTYLVSNSLGAMPRTVPERLQAYADAWRSEGVRAWAKGWWEMPVSVGDVIAPLIGASAGEVGMVPTVTLAQSQILTAMPFTKARDTVVMTELDFPSVRYAIEALAPRLGARVVVVPSDDGISIDQQRLHAAIDQRTALVSVSHVLFRSAYIIDADALCAYAHAVGAVVSLDAYHSVGVIPVDVKRSGVDFLTGGVLKWLCGGPGGCFLYASPSASERFAPALTGWQAHTRPFAFSSPMDFAPGIQRWLGGTPVVPALYAATEGPRIVAAAGMANVRAKSERQTARLIALADARGYRVSAPRDAARRGGTVAFDVPNGAAVAQALLTRDVVIDYRPGAGIRVAPHFYSTDDEVDRVVHEIDDILATGAWKPFAALTPTVT, from the coding sequence GTGACCGACCCGCTGCTCAGCTACCGCGCCGAGTTCCCGATCCTCGAGCGCTGCACGTATCTCGTGTCCAACTCCTTGGGCGCGATGCCGCGCACGGTGCCTGAACGTCTGCAGGCCTACGCCGATGCCTGGCGCAGCGAGGGCGTGCGCGCCTGGGCCAAGGGTTGGTGGGAGATGCCGGTCTCGGTCGGTGATGTGATCGCGCCGCTGATCGGGGCGTCGGCGGGCGAGGTGGGGATGGTGCCGACCGTGACCCTCGCCCAGTCGCAGATCCTCACGGCGATGCCGTTCACGAAGGCCCGCGACACCGTGGTGATGACGGAGCTGGATTTCCCGAGCGTCCGCTACGCCATCGAGGCGCTCGCGCCGAGGCTGGGCGCGCGTGTGGTCGTGGTGCCCAGCGACGATGGCATCTCGATCGACCAGCAGCGCCTGCACGCGGCGATCGACCAGCGCACGGCCCTGGTGTCGGTCTCACACGTGCTGTTCCGCTCGGCGTACATCATTGATGCGGACGCGCTCTGTGCGTACGCGCACGCGGTGGGCGCGGTCGTCTCGCTGGATGCCTACCACTCGGTCGGCGTGATTCCCGTGGACGTGAAGCGAAGCGGCGTGGATTTCCTGACCGGCGGTGTGCTCAAGTGGTTGTGCGGTGGGCCGGGCGGTTGCTTCCTCTACGCGAGCCCGAGCGCGAGCGAACGCTTCGCCCCTGCGCTCACCGGCTGGCAGGCGCACACGAGGCCCTTCGCGTTCAGCTCGCCCATGGACTTTGCGCCCGGCATCCAGCGCTGGCTGGGCGGCACCCCGGTGGTGCCGGCGCTGTACGCGGCCACCGAGGGCCCGCGCATCGTGGCCGCGGCGGGCATGGCCAACGTGCGCGCCAAGAGCGAACGGCAGACCGCACGGTTGATTGCGTTGGCCGATGCGCGCGGGTATCGCGTGAGTGCGCCGCGTGATGCGGCGCGGCGCGGCGGCACGGTGGCATTCGACGTCCCCAACGGCGCGGCAGTGGCGCAGGCGTTGCTGACGCGTGACGTGGTCATCGACTACCGCCCGGGCGCCGGCATCCGCGTCGCCCCGCACTTCTACTCGACCGACGACGAAGTCGATCGCGTGGTGCACGAGATCGACGATATCCTCGCGACCGGGGCGTGGAAGCCCTTCGCGGCGCTGACGCCAACCGTCACCTGA
- a CDS encoding tetratricopeptide repeat protein, with protein MPSPFLSSEEYDERAHQLYNEGNYDEALALLREGLGLYPNAVELHVGVGYARLARDEFAWARRSFEEGLVLDPEHEDALAGLGEVLLRLGQTAAALKSFRRILELGYADDIELMLQVGRALFREGLMEDAKEYFDVAVQQTPDNAEAVAMVGYAQHRLGEEDAAVDTLRRALQLDPEHAEARIYLGNILYDQGEYEAALYQLDRTKPEEHWDELGIWRLLELKKSHLRVKDDDPSLAIWTERLGELAPTPDPLDEMLSEIEQRAADREQQQARSQLELFGALLTDLTGQKEGVERHKVVGRDGRSYEGSWTEIVTEMRDAAMGPPDRTLEEFMQAEARRGFALTGILIPTRDAESFLRASADAGLLRILH; from the coding sequence ATGCCCTCTCCGTTCCTGAGTTCCGAGGAGTACGACGAGCGCGCGCACCAGCTGTACAACGAAGGCAACTACGACGAGGCACTCGCGTTGCTGCGCGAGGGCCTCGGTTTGTATCCGAACGCCGTCGAGCTGCACGTGGGCGTCGGCTACGCGCGCCTGGCCCGCGACGAGTTCGCCTGGGCCCGCCGCTCCTTTGAGGAGGGCTTGGTGCTCGATCCCGAGCACGAGGACGCCCTCGCCGGACTCGGCGAGGTGCTGCTGCGCCTCGGCCAGACGGCGGCCGCGCTCAAGTCGTTCCGCCGCATCCTCGAGCTGGGCTACGCCGACGACATCGAACTGATGCTGCAGGTCGGCCGCGCGCTCTTTCGCGAGGGGCTGATGGAAGACGCCAAGGAGTACTTCGATGTCGCGGTGCAGCAGACCCCCGACAACGCCGAGGCCGTGGCGATGGTCGGCTACGCGCAGCACCGGCTGGGCGAGGAGGACGCGGCGGTGGACACGCTGCGCCGCGCGCTGCAGCTGGACCCCGAGCACGCCGAGGCGCGCATCTACCTCGGCAACATCCTCTACGACCAGGGTGAGTACGAGGCCGCGCTCTACCAGCTCGACCGCACCAAGCCCGAGGAGCACTGGGACGAACTCGGCATCTGGCGCCTGCTGGAACTCAAGAAGTCGCACCTGCGCGTGAAGGACGACGATCCCTCGCTGGCCATCTGGACGGAGCGGCTTGGTGAACTCGCGCCCACGCCGGACCCGCTCGACGAGATGCTCTCGGAGATCGAGCAGCGGGCCGCGGACCGCGAGCAGCAGCAGGCGCGCTCGCAGCTCGAGCTCTTCGGTGCCTTGCTCACCGACCTCACGGGCCAGAAGGAAGGTGTGGAGCGCCACAAGGTCGTGGGCCGCGACGGGCGCAGCTATGAAGGCAGCTGGACGGAGATCGTCACCGAAATGCGGGACGCCGCGATGGGGCCGCCCGACCGCACGCTCGAGGAGTTCATGCAGGCCGAGGCGCGGCGTGGCTTCGCGCTCACCGGCATCCTGATTCCCACGCGCGACGCCGAGAGCTTCCTGCGCGCGAGCGCCGACGCCGGCCTTCTCCGGATCCTCCACTGA
- a CDS encoding ABC transporter ATP-binding protein, whose protein sequence is MRAVAEVDLDVAAGEVVGIAGPNGAGKSTLIAMLMGFIAPDGGSISIDGLAPRAFVEREGIGYLPELMTLPLTWRTEETLQRLAALADVPAVERSAVVTRVIDAVGIGEHRRKKLKTLSKGNLQRVGLAQSLLTERRVMIFDEPTHGLDPVWTARFRDIVAGLRRPDRAMLIASHNLDELERLCDRVAIIDAGRIQRVVEMRGAQVSSEVRRWRIRCAAGAEALAAQLLDARVEGNDVSCATDLVSLNRALAVAIAGGTLISAIVPAESSLEEAFRNAVTAR, encoded by the coding sequence GTGCGCGCCGTCGCGGAGGTGGACCTCGACGTCGCCGCCGGCGAGGTCGTGGGCATCGCCGGACCGAACGGGGCGGGGAAGAGCACGCTGATCGCCATGCTGATGGGGTTCATCGCGCCGGACGGCGGCAGCATCTCGATCGACGGCCTGGCCCCGCGTGCCTTCGTGGAGCGCGAGGGCATCGGCTACCTGCCCGAACTGATGACGCTGCCGCTCACTTGGCGCACGGAGGAGACCCTGCAGCGCCTGGCCGCGCTCGCGGACGTGCCGGCGGTGGAGCGCAGCGCCGTCGTCACTCGCGTCATCGATGCCGTGGGCATCGGGGAGCACCGGCGCAAGAAGCTGAAGACCCTGTCCAAGGGCAACCTGCAGCGCGTGGGTCTCGCGCAGTCGCTGCTCACCGAACGGCGCGTGATGATCTTCGACGAGCCCACGCACGGGCTCGACCCGGTGTGGACGGCGCGCTTTCGGGACATCGTCGCCGGCCTGCGCCGTCCGGACCGCGCGATGCTCATCGCCTCGCACAACCTCGACGAGCTGGAGCGGCTGTGTGATCGCGTGGCCATCATCGACGCCGGCCGCATCCAGCGCGTGGTGGAGATGCGCGGCGCGCAGGTCTCGTCCGAAGTCCGCAGGTGGCGCATCCGCTGCGCCGCGGGCGCCGAGGCACTGGCCGCGCAGCTGCTGGACGCACGGGTCGAGGGCAACGATGTCAGCTGTGCCACCGACCTCGTGTCGCTCAACAGGGCGTTGGCCGTTGCCATCGCTGGGGGAACGCTCATCTCGGCCATCGTGCCCGCGGAGTCGTCGTTGGAAGAGGCCTTCCGCAACGCGGTGACGGCCCGGTGA
- a CDS encoding TolC family protein: MPRPHSSLLALALLALVLPEGVAAQEPLTLTQAVERAATLGPAAQAAAGTRAVIVGRARADAQFANPMLEIRRENEGAPIPYDDFITLTLPVSVTGRRFALRDALAAARTRADADSLAVIRGAQHGAARAWWEAWVAGEQLRAARAQSERFSELARFDSLRAAEGAVAEAAALRTRLEADRAAYAAATAVAHEARSRGSLAALLGLDDPAALVLGAPDFAVATASLPGDAAAMDEALASRPDVLAARAAAEEAERRRTAERRNTLPDVGLSGGYKGTGGYSTAQFGVILTPPLLNANGGARERAFGEWLLADADRRATELRASADVRAALVAARAMDDALGGLDATRLAQADEVAAAAEASYREGAATLTETLEALRAVTDLRLATLRALADRALVRLDLRRALGASPVEMP; the protein is encoded by the coding sequence ATGCCACGACCACACTCTTCGTTGCTGGCGCTCGCGCTGCTTGCCCTCGTACTACCTGAGGGTGTCGCTGCGCAGGAGCCGCTGACACTTACGCAGGCGGTCGAACGGGCCGCGACGCTCGGCCCCGCCGCCCAGGCCGCGGCAGGCACACGCGCCGTCATCGTCGGGCGGGCCCGCGCCGATGCGCAGTTCGCCAACCCGATGCTTGAGATCCGGCGCGAGAACGAAGGCGCGCCGATCCCCTACGACGACTTCATCACGCTCACGCTGCCGGTGAGTGTGACCGGGCGCCGCTTCGCGCTGCGCGATGCGCTGGCTGCGGCGCGCACGCGCGCCGATGCCGACTCACTGGCCGTCATCCGCGGCGCGCAGCACGGCGCGGCGCGTGCGTGGTGGGAGGCGTGGGTCGCCGGCGAGCAGTTGCGTGCCGCGCGCGCGCAGTCCGAGCGATTCAGTGAACTCGCGCGCTTCGATTCCCTGCGTGCCGCCGAGGGCGCAGTGGCCGAGGCGGCGGCGCTTCGCACGCGGCTCGAGGCGGATCGCGCCGCCTACGCCGCCGCGACCGCCGTGGCCCACGAGGCACGCAGCCGCGGCAGCCTCGCCGCGCTGCTCGGCCTCGACGATCCGGCAGCGCTCGTACTCGGCGCGCCGGACTTCGCCGTGGCCACCGCCAGCCTGCCGGGCGACGCCGCCGCGATGGACGAGGCGCTGGCCAGTCGGCCCGACGTGCTCGCCGCGCGCGCCGCCGCCGAGGAAGCCGAGCGCCGCCGCACGGCGGAGCGTCGCAACACGCTGCCCGATGTCGGGCTCTCCGGTGGCTACAAGGGTACCGGTGGCTACTCCACCGCGCAGTTCGGCGTGATCCTCACACCGCCGCTGCTTAACGCCAACGGCGGCGCGCGCGAACGTGCCTTCGGCGAGTGGCTGCTCGCCGACGCCGACCGCCGTGCCACCGAGCTACGCGCCAGCGCCGATGTCCGCGCTGCCCTCGTCGCGGCGCGCGCGATGGACGACGCCCTCGGCGGACTCGACGCCACGCGGCTGGCCCAGGCCGACGAAGTCGCGGCGGCCGCCGAGGCGTCGTACCGCGAAGGCGCCGCCACGCTCACCGAAACCCTCGAGGCGCTGCGCGCCGTGACCGACCTTCGTCTCGCCACGCTGCGTGCGCTCGCCGACCGCGCGCTGGTACGCCTTGACCTCCGTCGCGCCCTCGGCGCGTCCCCCGTGGAGATGCCGTGA